From the genome of Sphingopyxis sp. DBS4:
GCGGCGCTGCGCCGCAGCTTCCGAGCGCCAATTTCGTCGCGAATCAGGAAGGGCCGGGCGAGGAATATATCATCGGCCCGCTGGACGAGCTTCAGATCTTCGTGTGGCGCAATCCCGAACTGGGCGGCAAGGTGCAGGTCCGCCCAGACGGCCGCATCACCACACCGCTGATCACCGACATGCCCGCGGTCGGCAAGACGCCGACGATGCTGCAGCAGGATATCAAGCTGCAGCTCAGCCAGTATATCACCGATCCGATCGTCAGCGTGATCGTCACCAGCTTCAACAGCACTTTCTCGCAGCAGGTGCGCGTCGTCGGCGCGACCGAAAAGCCCGCGTCGATCCCGTTCCGCGCCAATATGACCGTGCTCGACGCGATGATCGCGGTCGGCGGCCTCGGCGAATATGCTGCGGGCAACAAGGCGCGGCTCGTCCGGTTCGACAAAGGCACGGGCAAGCAGCATGAATATGCGCTGCGCCTCAACGACCTGATCAAGCGCGGCGACATCAAGGCGAATGTCCGGTTGCAGCCGGGCGACGTCATCATCATTCCCGAAAGCATGTTCTGACGCAGGCCCAGGCGGCCCGCACGATGCCGATTGCCAAGGATTAAGAGCAGACGATGAACGGCCTTTACGACGAAATCCGGGTGGTGGTGCACAGCGTATGGACACGGCGCTGGCTGGTGCTCGGCGTCGCCTGGGGCATCTGCATTCTCGGCTGGCTGGCGGTCGCGTCGATCCCGAACCGGTATGACAGCCGCGCGCGCCTGCTTGTTCAGGCCAACCAGATCCTTCCCGACGATGCCGGCGGCGGCGCTTATTCGAGCGCCCAGCAGATCGACCAGATTCGCGAAACGCTGACCAGCGCGCGCAACCTTGAAAAGGTCGCGCTGACGACGGGACTGATCGGCGCCGACGCCGGCGAGCGCGACAAGGCGGGTGCCGTCGCGATGCTGCAAAAGAATATCAAGGTTGTTCCGCAGCAGCAGAACATCTTCGAAATCACCTCTTCGGTCGGGGTCGGCAGCCTGTCCGACGCCGACAATGCAAAATTGGCGTCGGGCGTGCTCGACAGCCTGATCACCGTGTTCCGCGACGACCAGCTTCGCGGCGGGCGGATGGACGCGCGCGAGGGCCTCAAATTCCTCGATGCGCAGATCGCCGACCGCGAAAAGGGGCTGCGTGAGGTCGAGGCGCGCCGCGGTGCGTTCGAGGCGCAGAATATCGGGTTGATCCCCGGCGGCAGCGGATCGCCTTCGCAGCGCGTCGATGCCGCACGCGCCGAACTCAGCCAGATCGATTCGCAGCTCGTTTCGGCGCAGGCGCAGCTTGCGGCGGCGAACGGCCAGCTTTCCTCGACCCCCGCGACGGTGCCCGGGGTCGGCGGAGTCGGCGGTGGCGTCGCGCGCCAGCAGCTTGCCGGGGCGCAGAACGAGCTTGCGTCGATGCGTGCGCGCGGCCTGACTGACGCGCATCCCGACGTGATCGCGCTCAAGAGCCAGATCGCTTCGCTGAAAGCGATGGCCGATCGCGAAGGCACGGGTGGCGGTGGCGGCGGGATGCAGAACCCCGCCTATGCCTCGCTCGCTGCGATGCGCGCCGATCGCCAGGCGACGGTCAGCGCGCTGTCGGCACGCAAGACGCAGCTCATGGGCGACATTGCGAAGATCACCTCGCAGCAGATCCAGAACCCCGGCATCGCGGCCGAATATGACCGGATCAATGGCGAATATACCGCGCTGAAGGCGCAATATGACAAGCTGCTTGCCCAGCGCGAGCAGGTGCGGCTGCGCGGCGAGGTGCAGACCGAAACCGACGCGATCAAGGTCGAACTGCTCGACCCGCCCTCGAAGCCGACGAGCCCCGCGGCGCCGAACCGGCCGTTGTTCCTGACCTTGGTGCTTCTGGCGGGGATCGGCGGCGGTATCGGCGCGGCCTTTGCCCTGTCGCAGGTGCGCGCCAGCTATGCGACCGCGGCGAAGCTCGAACGCGCGAGCGGGCTGCCGGTGATCGGATCGATCACCGAGGTGGTGACGCCCGACCGCCATGTCGAACGCCGCAAGCGGCTCGTCTGGCTCGGCGGCGGCGCGGCGGCGCTCGTCGGCCTCTATGCGCTGTTGCTGATCGCCGAATTTGTCCAGCGCGGCATGGTCGCGTGAACGGGGAAGACGACATGAACGATCAACGCCCCGTCAAGCGCCCGCCCTCGCTGCTCGAACGCGCTGCCGACATGTTCGGCCTCGATCCCGCAAAGAATGCGGCGACGATCGACGTCTCGAAACTGCCGCCCGAGCCCGAGAAAAAGGCGAAGAAAGCCAAGGCGAAGGAAATGCCTGCCGCCGAGGTGCTGCCGCCCGAAGCGCCGGTGGTCGAGGCCGCGCCCGCGGTCGAGCCTGCGCCTGCGAAGCCCTCTCCCCGCAAGGAGATTGCCAGGGCCGCGCCTGCGATCGTGCCCAACCGTCAGGGGACGATCGACCGCGAACGCCTCGCCGCGCGCGGCATGGTCGTTCCCGGCGCGCCGGTCACTGGCATCGCCGAGGAATATCGCATCGTGAAGCGTGAGATCATCCGCAATTTCGCGGGCACCGCGAACCGCCCGGTCGTGCCGCGCGGCCACCGCGTGCTGATTGCCTCGGCCAATCCGGGCGAGGGCAAGACCTTCACCGCGGTCAATCTGGCGCTCAGCCTCGCGGTCGAAGCCGATCACGACGTGCTGCTGATCGACGCCGACATCGCGAAACCGAGCGTGCTCGAAGCGCTGGGGCTGGCGGAGGGGGCCGAAAGCGGCCCGGGCCTGATGGACGCGCTTGCCGACCCGCATCTGGCGGTGGGCGACTGCCTGATCCAGACCGACATTCCCGGGCTCAAGGTCATGCCCGCGGGCACCCAGCATATGCACGACACCGAATTGCTCGCTTCGGCGCGCACAGAGGCGCTGCTCGCGCAGCTCGAAGCAGGGGCGCCGGGGCGTATCGTCATCCTCGATTCGCCGCCGGTGCTCGCAGCCTCGCCCGCGGCGGTGCTCGCGGGGCATGTCGGTCAGCTCATCATGGTGGTGCGCGCCGACCAGACGCTCGAATCCTCGCTGCGCGACGCGATCGGTCTGATGGGCGCGTGTCCGCATATCCAGCTGCTGCTCAACGGCGTCAAATTTTCGCCGGGCGGCCGCCGCTTCGGCACCTATTATGGACAAGGAGGCGCGTCATGATGCGCACCAGTCTCAAGCTACGCTGCGGGGCGGCGTTCGCCGCCCTTCTACTCGCCGGAACCGCGACGGGCGCGCAGGCGCAATTTTCGGGCGACCCGGGCGCGGGCGGCGCGGATACGCCTGCCGCCGGAGACGCGTCGGCGTCGGATTCGAGCACCGATCGCCAGAGCAAGCGCGGCGAACGCCAGAAGAAGCAGCGTCAGGTCTCCGTCGCGCCCTATCTGGAAGTCGACCAGATTCTCTCCGCCGACCTCAAGAATGGCGGCGACGTACTGACCTATACGACCGTCGCGGCCGGGGTCGATGCGTCGATCGTCACGCGCCGCGTCGAACTTGCGGGCACGCTCCGCTACGAGCATCGCTTCGGCGAATCGGGCGGGCTGCGGGACAGCGACACCGTCACCGGCCTCGCACGCGGAAGACTCGAAGTCTCGCGCGGCTTCAACCTCGAGGCCGGAGCGCTCGCGACGCGGACCAGTGCCGACGGGCGGGGCGCGGTCAGCGGGCTGCTCATCGGTGATGCGGGCAATGCCGCCGACCTCTATTCCATCTATGCCGGACCGACGCTTGCGCAACGCATCGGCAATCTCGACGTCGGGGCGGGCTATCGCTTCGGTTATACGAAGATCGATGTCGGCTCGGCGCCGACCCTCGCGCCCGGTGTGGCGGCACAGGACGTCTTCGACAGCTCGACCAACCATCTCGCCTGGGCGAGCATCGGCCAGCGTCCCGGCGACCTGCCCTTCGGCTGGCAGGTTTCGGGCGGCTACGAACGCGAGGATGCGAGCCAGCTCGACCAGCGGTTCGAGGGCAAATATGCCCGCGCCGACGTGACCGTGCCGATCGGCCCGACCGTCGCACTGCTCGGCGGTGTCGGTTATGAGGATATCGAGATCGGCCAGCGCAGTCCGGTCCTCGACGGAAACGGTGTTCCCGTGCGCGATTCGGCGGGCCGTTTCGTCACCGACAAATCGAGCCCGCGCCAGCTTTCGTTCGATACCGACGGGCTGATCTGGGATGCGGGCGTGATGTGGCAGCCGAGCCGCCGCACCTCGCTCACCGCGAAGATCGGCCGCCGCTATGGCGACACCATCTATACCGGCAGCTTCACCTATCGCCCCGACCATGCGACCCTGTTCCAGGTCGGCGTCTATGACGGGCTGTCGAGCCTCGGCCGCGGCATGTCGAGCGGGCTGTCGGCGCTGCCGACGCAGTTCGACCCGACGCGCAACCCGATCAGCGGCGATGTCGACACCTGTGTCTTCGGACAGGGGACGGGCGGTTGCCTCAACGGCCAGATCGGCAATGCCGGGGCGTTCCAATATCGCAACAGCGGCGTCCAGGCGGTGCTGTCGTCGCGCTACGGACGTTGGTCCTATGGCGTCGGGCTTGGCTATGATCGCCGCCGCCTGCTCGTGCCGCACGGCTCGGTTCTCGCCAATCTCGACGGCGTGACCGACGAAAGCTATTATCTGTTCCTGAGCGCGGGGCGTCCGCTGGGCGCCGATGCCGACATCAGCATCACCGGCTATCTCAGCTATTTCGACAATGGCGCCCCCGGAGCTGGCGACGTTCAGTCGGCGGGGCTTACGGCTTCCTATTCGCGGCGCTTCTGGCGCGGGCTGACCGGGACCGCCGCCGCGTCGATCAATGCCTTCGACCAGGACGGCTTCAACAGCGAGCTTATCGGTTCAGCCTTGGTGGGACTGCGCTACAACTTCTGATCGGGGAATTTCGATGTACGATCAATATTATAGTTTCACCGGCCGTCCGTTTCAGCTGACGCCCGACCCGGCTTTCTATTTCGAAAGCGGCACCCATCGCAAGGCGATGTCCTATCTCGGCTACGGCCTTGCGCAGGGCGAAGGCTTCATCGTCATCACCGGCGACGTCGGCGCGGGCAAGACGACGCTCGTCGGGCATCTGATGAACACGATCGACCCCAATCGCCTGACCGCGGTCAAGCTGGTGTCGACGCAGGTCGAGGGCGACGATCTGCTCCGCCTCGTCGCCGAACAGTTCGGGATCGAATGGGAAGGGCAGAGCAAGGCCGAGTTGCTGCGCGCGATCGAGCAATATCTGCGCGAACAGGCGCGCGCCGGCCGCCGCACCCTGCTGATCGTCGACGAGGGGCAGAATCTGGCGATCTCGGCGCTCGAAGAGCTGCGGATGCTGTCGAACTTCCAACTCGGCGACCATTCGCTGCTGCAGATATTCCTGCTCGGCCAGCCCGAGTTCCGCCAGACCTTGTTCCATACGCCCGCGCTGGAACAGCTCCGTCAGCGGGTGATCGCGACGCACCACCTCGATCCGATGGAGCCCGAGGAGGTCGAACCCTATATCCTCCACCGCCTGAAGAAAGTCGGCTGGACGGGCAATCCCAGCTTCGCGCCCGAGGCGTATGAGCTGATCTTCGACTATAGCGACGGCGTGCCGCGCAAATTGAACGTGCTGGTCAGCCGGCTGCTGCTGTTCGGCGCGGTCGAGGAACTGCACCGCATTTCGGCGCAGCACGTCCGCAACGTCATCGCCGAGGTCGAGGCCGACCGCGGCATCGACGAGGCGAGCCTCGCGCCGCTGCCGGTCGAGGAGGTCGTCGCGCATGCCGCCGCCGCGGCCGCGCCGCTCGAATGGCCGGCGCCTGCCGCCGCGAACGA
Proteins encoded in this window:
- a CDS encoding AAA family ATPase, giving the protein MNDQRPVKRPPSLLERAADMFGLDPAKNAATIDVSKLPPEPEKKAKKAKAKEMPAAEVLPPEAPVVEAAPAVEPAPAKPSPRKEIARAAPAIVPNRQGTIDRERLAARGMVVPGAPVTGIAEEYRIVKREIIRNFAGTANRPVVPRGHRVLIASANPGEGKTFTAVNLALSLAVEADHDVLLIDADIAKPSVLEALGLAEGAESGPGLMDALADPHLAVGDCLIQTDIPGLKVMPAGTQHMHDTELLASARTEALLAQLEAGAPGRIVILDSPPVLAASPAAVLAGHVGQLIMVVRADQTLESSLRDAIGLMGACPHIQLLLNGVKFSPGGRRFGTYYGQGGAS
- a CDS encoding XrtA/PEP-CTERM system exopolysaccharide export protein → MSFPQLRAAKAALVSGIAATALTGCMGAGGAAPQLPSANFVANQEGPGEEYIIGPLDELQIFVWRNPELGGKVQVRPDGRITTPLITDMPAVGKTPTMLQQDIKLQLSQYITDPIVSVIVTSFNSTFSQQVRVVGATEKPASIPFRANMTVLDAMIAVGGLGEYAAGNKARLVRFDKGTGKQHEYALRLNDLIKRGDIKANVRLQPGDVIIIPESMF
- a CDS encoding XrtA system polysaccharide chain length determinant, whose amino-acid sequence is MNGLYDEIRVVVHSVWTRRWLVLGVAWGICILGWLAVASIPNRYDSRARLLVQANQILPDDAGGGAYSSAQQIDQIRETLTSARNLEKVALTTGLIGADAGERDKAGAVAMLQKNIKVVPQQQNIFEITSSVGVGSLSDADNAKLASGVLDSLITVFRDDQLRGGRMDAREGLKFLDAQIADREKGLREVEARRGAFEAQNIGLIPGGSGSPSQRVDAARAELSQIDSQLVSAQAQLAAANGQLSSTPATVPGVGGVGGGVARQQLAGAQNELASMRARGLTDAHPDVIALKSQIASLKAMADREGTGGGGGGMQNPAYASLAAMRADRQATVSALSARKTQLMGDIAKITSQQIQNPGIAAEYDRINGEYTALKAQYDKLLAQREQVRLRGEVQTETDAIKVELLDPPSKPTSPAAPNRPLFLTLVLLAGIGGGIGAAFALSQVRASYATAAKLERASGLPVIGSITEVVTPDRHVERRKRLVWLGGGAAALVGLYALLLIAEFVQRGMVA
- a CDS encoding XrtA/PEP-CTERM system-associated ATPase, which encodes MYDQYYSFTGRPFQLTPDPAFYFESGTHRKAMSYLGYGLAQGEGFIVITGDVGAGKTTLVGHLMNTIDPNRLTAVKLVSTQVEGDDLLRLVAEQFGIEWEGQSKAELLRAIEQYLREQARAGRRTLLIVDEGQNLAISALEELRMLSNFQLGDHSLLQIFLLGQPEFRQTLFHTPALEQLRQRVIATHHLDPMEPEEVEPYILHRLKKVGWTGNPSFAPEAYELIFDYSDGVPRKLNVLVSRLLLFGAVEELHRISAQHVRNVIAEVEADRGIDEASLAPLPVEEVVAHAAAAAAPLEWPAPAAANDRPPFAAPVEPAVESAEAVVPAPVSSPVDDEQIAALKEQIASLEARIVEQDAALRRVLDLLIEWVERDPENSPNPARSEVWAA